The DNA window ATAATGTAGCCCTCCTGGCAGAAAATGACATGTTTSAACACTTCATTGCTCGTCTGGATCCTCAGCACTTGGAGTCCAAAGTTGGGGGAGAAGGTCTGCAATTAACACAAGGCTCCAACGTGGATGGTGGGGTAAGAAGCCCCATGCTTCCCAtacagaaaaaagcaaatacatTATGGAAACATAAACCATTAATACAGTACTGGTCTCCACAAGTAGAGCATTAAACCATGGGATAAAGTTCAGCAGAAAGATGCACACATGTCCTCACTTTACCAGTTTTGTGTCTGacaaaccaaacacaaatgAGCTGTTAGAGTCAAACATCACAATCTGTTCTACTTGAAGGGCTCATGCTATTTGGGCTTATCAGTAACCGAGAGAATATTAGACTGTTTGATTGTacggtttattttgttttacgtGGTAATATTACAGAGTAGATAAGTAGTTATTTACTGTAACAAAATCTGTGCGATTATTGCTAAAATTTGAAAAGATACTGTTTTTGGAGTATGACTAGCAAACTGCACTATTCCCAGGAAGTCATATGTGAACAATAGTATAATCCCATAATTCTACCTGAGTgatttactttttatgtttttgtgtctctCCTCAGGGAGCTGAGAGGAGGCAGAGGCCTCAGTACAACTTATCAGAGCCTCTCCAGCTGCTGACCTTGGAGCAAAAACTTCATGTGGCACAGAGAGAAGCAACTGAGACACAGGCAGATCAGGAAAAAYTTAAAGCGAACTACGAGAGAATTCTGGACAACTACAAGGTTACAACAAgctttttcaaacacaaacaaacatacgtGAGAGACATTTGTTCAGAggttctgctttgttttccagtCTTTGATAAAAGAAGCCGACTTGCGTTCAACTGAGATCAAGAAAgccaaaaaagattttgaacGCAGTTTCTTAAAACCTATGAAaggcagttttctggaagtaaGGGAGCCAGAGAAGGTGCTCCAGCACATCGAAGACAAATCAAAGGTAAAGTCGGGCTTCAGTCAGATAATATCTGCACatgcaagaacattttttgaGCAGTTTCTGTGTTCTTatacttctattttttttcccaaaaacaGATGTTCCTTCTAGCAAGCAATTTCCACCACTTATTCacatatttctgcatttataaTCTTA is part of the Poecilia reticulata strain Guanapo unplaced genomic scaffold, Guppy_female_1.0+MT scaffold_2185, whole genome shotgun sequence genome and encodes:
- the LOC103461542 gene encoding coiled-coil domain-containing protein 113-like — protein: CYNVALLAENDMFZHFIARLDPQHLESKVGGEGLQLTQGSNVDGGGAERRQRPQYNLSEPLQLLTLEQKLHVAQREATETQADQEKXKANYERILDNYKSLIKEADLRSTEIKKAKKDFERSFLKPMKGSFLEVREPEKVLQHIEDKSKVKSGFSQIISAHARTFFEQFLCSYTSIFFPKNRCSF